A window of the Mucilaginibacter sp. cycad4 genome harbors these coding sequences:
- a CDS encoding glycoside hydrolase family 127 protein, whose amino-acid sequence MKHLSFLLILYPFLLQAQQKQAVKSFPLQNVRLLPGIFKEQEQTDLNYMLALKPDRLLAPFRREAGLPQKAESYTNWENSGLDGHIGGHYLSALAMMYASTGDSRIRQRLDYMINELKLCQDKNGDGYLGGVPGSRELWPQVMKGNFAGFNKKWVPFYNIHKVFAGLRDAWWYEDNQTAKAMLIKLADWFCKISAALTQQQMQQLLGNEHGGVNEVLADVYGITGDKKYLNSAYSFSHQAILQPLENNQDKLDNLHANTQIPKVIGFKRIADYSGDTAYNHAAAFFWQTVVNHRTVATGGNSVREHFNPATDFSTMISSVEGPETCNTYNMLKLTEDLYLSDPEIAYIDYYERALYNHILTTQRPGKGGFVYFTPMRPGHYRVYSQPQTSMWCCVGSGMENHAKYGKMIYTHTDNQLYINLFIPSELTWKEKGLILKQENNFPEQEATTLRVLKTGGNSFGLNIRYPSWVKAGALGITINGKPVTVKSKPSSYVQLNRKWQKGDIISVRLPMQTTTEKLPDGANYEAVLHGPIVLASVIDTLAEKGREADDSRMGHIAAGELYKLADMPVFVSDSINDAAMIIRDEGTPMSFTAKKLIYPAKYSSLKLVPFYKIQDARYVVYWRKESARGFGELQAKLAEDDAREAKLAANTIDMATAGEQQPESDHFMESDNSFAGVRFNRHFRSASGWFSYKLTDKNKAATKISVTYFGTEWNHKFTIFVNGQELVKVDLKGGKSDSFYTVEYELPKQLKYGSNQTLMIKFQADAGSVAGPVYELRLLKD is encoded by the coding sequence ATGAAGCATCTTTCTTTCTTATTAATTCTTTATCCATTTTTGCTGCAGGCCCAGCAAAAACAGGCTGTTAAAAGCTTTCCTCTGCAAAATGTGAGGCTGCTGCCGGGGATCTTTAAGGAACAGGAACAAACCGACCTGAATTATATGCTCGCCCTAAAGCCCGACCGTTTGCTTGCACCTTTTCGACGGGAAGCAGGGCTGCCGCAAAAAGCTGAAAGCTATACTAATTGGGAAAATTCGGGCCTGGATGGGCATATTGGGGGGCATTATCTTTCGGCCCTGGCTATGATGTACGCTTCTACCGGCGACAGCCGCATCCGCCAGCGCCTCGACTACATGATTAATGAACTTAAATTATGCCAGGATAAAAATGGCGATGGATATCTTGGCGGTGTGCCGGGGAGCCGCGAGCTGTGGCCGCAGGTAATGAAAGGCAACTTTGCAGGTTTCAATAAAAAATGGGTGCCTTTCTATAATATTCATAAAGTATTCGCCGGGCTGCGCGATGCCTGGTGGTACGAGGATAATCAAACTGCAAAAGCTATGCTCATCAAACTGGCCGACTGGTTTTGCAAAATCAGTGCTGCGCTCACCCAGCAGCAAATGCAGCAACTGCTGGGCAACGAACACGGGGGTGTCAATGAGGTGCTGGCCGATGTATATGGCATTACCGGCGATAAGAAATACCTTAATTCGGCCTATAGTTTTTCTCATCAGGCCATCCTTCAGCCGCTTGAAAACAACCAGGACAAGCTTGATAATTTACACGCCAATACGCAGATCCCGAAAGTGATCGGATTTAAGCGAATTGCCGATTACAGCGGTGATACCGCCTATAATCATGCTGCGGCATTCTTTTGGCAAACTGTGGTAAACCATCGCACCGTTGCCACCGGGGGGAACAGTGTCAGGGAACATTTCAATCCGGCTACAGATTTCTCTACCATGATTTCAAGTGTAGAGGGGCCGGAAACCTGTAATACTTATAACATGCTTAAGCTTACCGAAGATTTGTACTTATCAGATCCGGAAATAGCTTATATAGATTATTACGAGAGGGCATTGTATAACCATATCCTCACAACACAGCGGCCGGGGAAAGGTGGCTTTGTGTACTTTACGCCCATGCGCCCGGGGCATTACAGGGTTTATTCCCAGCCGCAAACCAGTATGTGGTGCTGCGTTGGCTCTGGTATGGAAAATCACGCCAAGTACGGAAAAATGATTTATACCCATACAGATAACCAACTGTATATTAATCTTTTTATCCCATCTGAGCTAACCTGGAAAGAAAAAGGTTTGATACTGAAACAGGAAAACAACTTTCCGGAGCAGGAAGCAACAACCCTCAGGGTGCTGAAAACCGGTGGTAATTCATTTGGGTTAAATATCCGGTACCCTTCATGGGTTAAGGCAGGGGCATTGGGAATTACTATCAACGGCAAGCCTGTAACTGTTAAATCCAAGCCGTCATCATATGTACAGCTAAATAGAAAATGGCAGAAGGGGGATATCATTAGCGTGCGGCTGCCAATGCAAACAACAACAGAGAAACTTCCCGACGGGGCTAATTATGAAGCCGTGTTGCACGGCCCGATCGTACTTGCTTCTGTGATTGATACGCTTGCAGAAAAAGGCCGCGAAGCCGACGACAGCAGGATGGGCCATATTGCTGCTGGCGAGTTATACAAACTTGCAGATATGCCCGTTTTTGTAAGTGATTCCATTAACGACGCGGCAATGATAATCAGGGACGAGGGCACGCCGATGTCTTTTACAGCGAAAAAGCTCATCTATCCGGCTAAATACAGCAGCTTAAAACTGGTGCCGTTCTACAAAATACAGGATGCCCGTTATGTTGTGTACTGGCGAAAAGAATCGGCCAGGGGTTTCGGCGAATTGCAGGCGAAACTTGCGGAAGATGATGCCCGGGAAGCAAAACTTGCTGCCAATACAATTGATATGGCAACAGCGGGAGAACAGCAACCGGAATCTGATCATTTTATGGAAAGTGATAATTCGTTTGCCGGTGTTCGTTTCAACAGGCATTTCCGGTCTGCATCAGGTTGGTTCAGTTATAAACTCACTGATAAAAATAAAGCCGCAACAAAAATCAGTGTCACTTATTTCGGCACGGAATGGAACCATAAGTTTACAATTTTTGTTAACGGACAAGAGTTGGTGAAAGTTGATCTGAAGGGAGGTAAAAGTGATTCCTTTTATACAGTCGAATATGAGCTTCCTAAACAACTGAAATACGGTTCGAATCAAACGCTCATGATAAAGTTCCAGGCGGATGCAGGTTCAGTTGCCGGACCTGTTTATGAATTACGGCTTTTGAAAGACTAA
- a CDS encoding beta-propeller fold lactonase family protein, giving the protein MIRFLLVIVIELLLCAGTQAQTNQVVTAGAITKAVNFSAGGCVYNWTNNNSGIGLAASGNGDIASFTAVNNTTVPIVATITAKPALKGFAYIPNSEPSGSISVVNVANNTVIATIPVGRFPSSASLSPDGSRLYVTSFDNNTVIVINTATNAIIATIPILAGPAYQVVVSPGGSRLYVSNQRADFVSVINTITNTVQATIHVGRDPNGLAITKDGGRVYVSHGGGNVFVINTSNNTVLQTINTGMAGWGIALSPDDSRLYVTTLSGIAVINTVTGAVVNTIPVGTAATAISINNAGDRLYVANTGSGSISVIDISNNAIVATIPVGESPLGVSLTGDGSILYVINNIIDNNVVRINTATNRVISTNTVGIYHESLGNFVSGPTCPPVTFTITVNPPPVITAGAVTGTATACIGTPSTSPNIQQFIASGKYLTGNIKVTAPPGFEVSLNAVGSYANTVILTQTGGIVNDTKIYVRVAALSTAGAISGNIVLSSSGSANHNISVKGVITGLPTVNPVADQIKDNGTATNPINFTGSGNVYKWTNDNPGIGLSATGTGNIASFIATNTGTDPVTANLSVSTMISGMAYISNVGANTVSVINTATNKVVSTIGVGNSPIGVSVSPDKKRVYVANSASGDISVIDAVNNTLITNVKVGSYPYYVVASPDGTNVYALNYNDDNVSVINAGTNTVTRTISVGDKPVTAVVSPDGSRLYVANYDAKTVSIINTINGSSVKTIGVGTEPWGMAISPDGSRVYVGSAYTGTIGIINTQSNTFEAISAGGTHPQGITVSPDGKWIYTSNSASNTVSVINAETKAVAAVITVGQAPLGISLTPDGDLAYVACFRSNDVWVINTASNQVVASVKVGAQPNTIGDFVTGGSICSSVPTRFKITVNSTFPSLSAGAVTGNISACAGSVSVSPNIQQFTVSAHNLSANVIVKPPVGFEVSFNKGIGYSNNLTISPVAGIVDNVIVYVRAAAAQLAGDIVGNVILSSTGASNKAIAVSGIIKALPDMGQVADQSLASGAASTAITFTGTANTYTWINDNPGIGLAASGVGNIGSFITKNATGSPIKATITVTPYLNSYAYIANSGDGTVSVINTASNAVVAIVPVGSGAVGVVATPNGKKVYVTDHYSNTVSVINTASNTVSSTIEVNSSYGIAVNPDGSRVYVTNNGPGTVTVINTLTDQKVAVIPVGPFPDGIIVSPDGGRVYVANSNSNDVSVIDAVTNSVVATITVGSLPQGIVISPDGKRLYVSNYGASSVSVVDLSTAMVTAVVPVGANPTAMAINADGSHVYVANSTTNTISIINSITNSVEGSISVGKNPEGVSVSPDGSNIYVTNFDDNTVSVINATNNTVIKTIQVGVNPVSLGNFITPGADCGGSPITFTITVDAALSPTLSTADAPAPVNTIYGTVSAPAVFTISGINLASAVSVAAPQGFEISMDNVIFTSVVSIPYSPQLTNLPVYIRLTNKTATGNYTGNIVLSSSGAETVNIVMPNSTVSPVPLTISVNSVSKNYGTTLTNQTGSSVFNSFGLKNAETVGSVNITYNTGAASNAAVNTYTGSVTPSAAIGGSFNPANYTITYVSNDIIVDPATLTITADNKSKIAGDQNPTLTVTYNGFVNNESTLQLSIQPFITTTATMLSAAGQYPIIVNGAQAVNYKFIYIDGILTVNSTESPLVIPNVFTPNGDGVNDNWVIKNIESYPGCTVEIFNRYGEKLFSSVGYGIAWDGRFKGSGVPGSVYYYVINLKNGSTPLSGTVTIIR; this is encoded by the coding sequence ATGATCAGATTTTTACTTGTTATAGTTATAGAATTATTACTTTGTGCGGGTACGCAGGCGCAAACTAACCAGGTAGTAACCGCTGGTGCAATTACAAAAGCAGTCAACTTTTCGGCAGGAGGCTGTGTTTATAATTGGACTAATAATAATAGCGGTATTGGTTTAGCTGCCAGCGGCAACGGTGATATTGCTTCATTTACAGCGGTTAATAACACTACCGTTCCAATTGTAGCTACAATAACGGCCAAGCCTGCCCTTAAGGGCTTCGCGTACATACCGAACTCAGAGCCTTCTGGTAGTATATCGGTTGTAAATGTTGCTAATAACACGGTTATAGCTACTATTCCGGTGGGACGGTTTCCATCATCAGCATCATTAAGCCCTGACGGTAGCCGTTTATATGTTACAAGTTTTGATAATAACACAGTAATTGTGATTAATACGGCAACTAACGCCATAATTGCTACAATACCTATTTTGGCGGGCCCGGCATATCAGGTTGTAGTGAGTCCGGGCGGTAGCCGTTTATATGTTTCAAATCAGCGGGCTGATTTTGTTTCAGTTATCAATACTATTACAAATACTGTACAGGCAACTATCCATGTAGGCAGGGATCCTAATGGGTTGGCAATTACTAAGGATGGTGGTCGTGTGTATGTTTCACATGGTGGCGGCAACGTTTTCGTTATAAATACTTCCAACAATACGGTTTTGCAAACCATTAATACCGGCATGGCAGGATGGGGTATTGCTTTAAGTCCTGATGACAGCCGACTGTACGTTACTACGCTTAGTGGTATTGCTGTTATAAACACAGTTACGGGTGCAGTTGTAAATACCATACCTGTTGGTACAGCGGCAACAGCGATTTCAATAAACAATGCCGGTGACAGACTATATGTTGCCAACACCGGCTCGGGAAGTATATCGGTTATAGATATATCAAACAATGCCATTGTAGCTACAATACCTGTTGGCGAGTCTCCTTTAGGTGTATCGTTAACCGGAGACGGCAGCATTTTATATGTAATAAACAATATAATAGATAATAATGTGGTGAGGATTAACACCGCCACTAACAGGGTGATTTCCACAAATACCGTTGGGATATATCATGAATCTTTAGGAAACTTTGTTTCGGGGCCGACGTGCCCGCCTGTTACCTTTACCATTACGGTAAACCCACCACCGGTAATTACCGCGGGTGCTGTTACAGGTACCGCTACCGCCTGCATTGGTACGCCTTCAACAAGCCCCAATATTCAGCAGTTTATTGCTTCGGGAAAATATCTCACAGGTAATATTAAGGTTACAGCCCCGCCAGGGTTTGAGGTATCGCTTAACGCTGTAGGTAGTTATGCAAATACAGTAATACTTACCCAAACTGGTGGAATAGTAAATGATACAAAAATTTATGTCCGGGTGGCTGCGTTATCTACAGCCGGCGCTATATCCGGTAATATCGTTTTATCGTCTTCGGGTTCGGCAAATCATAATATCTCTGTAAAAGGTGTTATAACCGGTCTCCCCACGGTAAATCCCGTAGCTGATCAAATCAAAGACAACGGGACCGCTACTAACCCCATAAACTTTACAGGGAGCGGCAATGTTTACAAATGGACAAATGACAATCCCGGCATTGGGCTGTCGGCAACCGGCACGGGAAATATCGCCTCATTTATTGCTACAAATACCGGCACTGATCCGGTTACCGCCAATTTATCGGTGAGCACGATGATATCGGGTATGGCTTATATTTCAAACGTTGGTGCTAATACTGTTTCGGTAATTAATACAGCAACCAATAAGGTAGTATCAACTATCGGCGTTGGTAACAGCCCAATAGGGGTTTCTGTAAGCCCCGATAAAAAAAGAGTATATGTAGCCAACTCGGCCAGCGGCGATATATCGGTTATCGACGCTGTAAATAATACGCTTATAACCAACGTTAAAGTAGGCTCGTACCCTTATTATGTAGTAGCGAGCCCCGATGGAACCAACGTATATGCCTTAAATTATAACGATGATAACGTATCCGTTATAAATGCGGGTACCAATACCGTAACCCGTACAATCTCTGTAGGAGATAAACCGGTAACAGCCGTTGTAAGCCCTGATGGCAGCCGTTTGTATGTTGCAAATTATGATGCCAAAACGGTAAGCATCATTAATACGATTAATGGATCAAGTGTAAAAACGATTGGTGTAGGTACAGAGCCCTGGGGTATGGCAATAAGCCCCGACGGAAGCCGTGTTTACGTTGGCAGCGCCTACACGGGTACAATTGGCATAATTAATACGCAAAGCAACACTTTTGAGGCGATTTCAGCGGGTGGCACGCATCCGCAGGGGATAACAGTAAGCCCCGATGGTAAATGGATTTATACCAGCAATTCGGCCTCAAACACTGTATCTGTTATTAATGCCGAAACCAAAGCTGTTGCTGCAGTAATAACAGTAGGGCAGGCCCCTTTGGGTATTTCCCTTACCCCTGATGGCGATTTAGCTTATGTGGCATGTTTCCGGTCTAACGATGTCTGGGTCATTAATACCGCTTCCAATCAGGTAGTTGCATCAGTAAAGGTGGGTGCACAACCAAATACAATAGGTGATTTTGTGACGGGCGGCAGTATTTGTAGTAGTGTACCAACCAGGTTTAAAATAACAGTAAATTCAACTTTTCCATCTTTATCTGCCGGTGCGGTAACAGGCAATATCTCTGCCTGTGCGGGCTCAGTTTCTGTCAGTCCAAACATTCAGCAGTTTACTGTTTCGGCACATAACCTAAGCGCAAATGTTATTGTAAAACCGCCAGTTGGTTTTGAAGTATCATTCAACAAGGGTATCGGCTACAGTAATAATTTAACTATTTCACCGGTAGCAGGAATTGTTGATAATGTTATCGTTTATGTACGCGCCGCAGCGGCACAATTGGCAGGTGATATAGTTGGTAATGTTATATTAAGTTCAACAGGCGCTTCAAATAAAGCAATTGCAGTTAGTGGGATTATAAAAGCGTTACCGGACATGGGGCAGGTTGCGGATCAGTCGCTGGCGTCAGGAGCGGCCAGCACTGCAATAACTTTCACCGGCACCGCTAATACTTACACTTGGATTAATGATAATCCCGGCATTGGGCTGGCCGCAAGTGGCGTAGGAAATATCGGTTCATTTATAACAAAAAATGCTACCGGCAGTCCGATTAAGGCAACTATTACAGTAACTCCGTATTTGAATAGTTACGCCTATATCGCAAACTCGGGCGATGGTACTGTTTCTGTTATCAATACTGCCTCCAATGCAGTAGTAGCTATAGTGCCAGTAGGTTCAGGCGCTGTAGGCGTTGTTGCCACTCCCAACGGTAAAAAGGTTTATGTAACTGATCATTATTCAAATACGGTATCCGTTATCAATACTGCCAGTAATACTGTATCTTCTACAATAGAAGTAAACTCATCTTATGGTATCGCCGTAAATCCAGATGGTAGCCGCGTGTATGTAACAAATAACGGACCGGGTACCGTTACTGTCATCAATACCTTAACTGATCAAAAGGTGGCTGTTATTCCGGTAGGTCCTTTTCCGGATGGGATTATAGTGAGTCCTGATGGAGGAAGGGTATACGTTGCAAATTCAAATTCAAACGATGTTTCGGTTATTGATGCAGTAACAAACAGCGTTGTGGCCACCATAACGGTAGGAAGCCTGCCACAGGGCATAGTGATAAGCCCGGATGGGAAACGACTTTATGTAAGCAATTACGGAGCATCCAGTGTCTCGGTGGTTGATTTGTCAACAGCAATGGTAACCGCTGTAGTTCCTGTGGGTGCCAATCCAACAGCGATGGCTATAAACGCCGATGGAAGTCATGTTTATGTTGCAAATTCAACTACAAATACAATATCGATTATTAATAGCATAACAAACAGTGTAGAAGGTAGCATATCAGTCGGCAAAAATCCGGAGGGAGTTTCAGTAAGCCCGGATGGCAGCAATATTTATGTAACCAATTTTGATGATAATACCGTTTCTGTAATTAACGCTACCAACAATACTGTAATTAAAACTATTCAGGTGGGCGTTAACCCGGTATCACTTGGCAATTTTATAACGCCCGGGGCGGATTGCGGCGGATCCCCCATTACTTTTACCATTACGGTAGATGCGGCCTTATCACCAACCCTATCAACAGCAGATGCGCCCGCGCCTGTTAATACAATTTACGGAACCGTATCAGCGCCGGCAGTATTTACCATATCCGGTATTAATTTAGCATCAGCTGTTTCTGTGGCGGCACCTCAGGGTTTTGAAATAAGCATGGATAATGTGATATTTACAAGCGTTGTTTCCATTCCCTATTCCCCACAATTAACCAATTTGCCGGTATATATCCGCCTAACTAACAAAACAGCAACAGGAAACTATACAGGTAATATTGTACTAAGCAGCAGCGGTGCAGAAACGGTTAATATTGTTATGCCTAACAGCACGGTATCACCAGTTCCATTAACAATAAGCGTAAATAGTGTTTCAAAAAATTACGGCACAACACTTACAAACCAAACAGGCTCTTCTGTTTTTAACTCCTTTGGTTTAAAAAATGCAGAAACAGTTGGCAGCGTGAATATCACATATAATACTGGCGCTGCCAGCAATGCTGCCGTAAACACATATACCGGTTCGGTGACACCATCAGCCGCTATCGGTGGCAGTTTTAACCCTGCTAATTATACTATAACCTATGTATCAAATGATATCATAGTTGATCCGGCTACGCTAACCATTACCGCGGATAACAAAAGCAAGATAGCGGGCGATCAAAACCCCACATTGACAGTAACTTACAACGGTTTTGTAAACAACGAAAGTACTTTACAATTGAGCATACAGCCGTTTATAACCACAACGGCCACTATGCTATCTGCCGCGGGGCAATATCCCATAATAGTAAATGGTGCGCAGGCCGTTAACTATAAATTTATTTATATCGACGGTATACTTACTGTTAACAGTACCGAATCGCCTTTGGTCATACCAAATGTTTTTACACCTAATGGCGATGGGGTAAACGATAATTGGGTAATTAAAAATATTGAATCGTATCCGGGATGCACAGTTGAAATATTTAACCGCTATGGCGAGAAATTATTTAGTTCTGTAGGCTATGGGATAGCGTGGGATGGTAGGTTTAAGGGTTCCGGGGTCCCCGGTAGCGTCTACTATTATGTTATCAACCTCAAAAATGGATCAACTCCCTTGTCAGGAACCGTAACCATTATCAGGTAA
- a CDS encoding DoxX family protein codes for MMKKTILFIVCLLFGLMFINAGLNKFLNYMPVPKDMPKNAMAMFGAIMQIKWLMPLIGIAEIVGGILVIIPRFRALGAVILFPVMVGILLTVISLSSGLPMVLVLWAVLIWVIIENREKYFPMVR; via the coding sequence ATGATGAAAAAGACAATCCTATTTATTGTATGCCTGTTATTCGGGCTGATGTTTATCAATGCCGGCCTGAACAAGTTTTTAAATTACATGCCCGTACCCAAAGACATGCCGAAAAATGCCATGGCCATGTTCGGTGCTATTATGCAGATCAAATGGCTGATGCCGCTTATCGGCATTGCCGAGATCGTCGGGGGCATCCTGGTGATTATTCCCCGTTTCAGGGCTTTAGGTGCGGTGATCCTTTTCCCCGTTATGGTTGGCATCCTGTTAACCGTTATTTCTTTATCGTCGGGATTACCGATGGTGCTCGTACTTTGGGCGGTGCTTATCTGGGTGATTATTGAAAACAGGGAGAAATATTTTCCTATGGTCCGGTAG
- a CDS encoding NAD(P)H-binding protein — MNIIVTGSLGNISQPLAQELIAKGHEVTIISSKADKVPAIEALGAKAAIGAIEDTKFLSSTFQGADAVYAMNPPNFAASDQISYYTNVAHSYAEAIKNTGVKRLVYLSSYGADLEKGNGIIRGSHLSEDILRQLEGVNVTFLRPGYFYYNLYHFLGMIKSQGIIGTNFGGEDKLVMVSPLDIASAAAEELTAGYSQAIRYIVSDERTCNEVAAMIGETIGKPGLQWLTFNDEQVRQFMLDHGRPAEITEHLVELGASIHNGLLRSDYEKHKPALGKTKLPKFLKEFKLQYERAAAH; from the coding sequence ATGAACATCATTGTAACCGGATCATTAGGAAATATCAGCCAGCCATTGGCTCAGGAACTGATCGCAAAAGGTCACGAAGTGACCATTATCAGCAGCAAGGCAGATAAGGTACCAGCCATTGAAGCCTTAGGTGCCAAAGCAGCTATTGGCGCAATTGAAGACACCAAATTCTTGAGCAGCACATTTCAGGGTGCAGATGCCGTATACGCCATGAACCCGCCAAACTTCGCGGCGTCCGACCAGATCTCCTATTACACGAACGTCGCCCACTCCTATGCCGAAGCGATCAAAAACACCGGCGTTAAACGATTGGTTTATTTAAGCAGCTATGGCGCCGACCTGGAAAAAGGGAATGGGATCATCCGGGGTTCGCATCTGAGTGAAGATATCCTGCGCCAACTGGAAGGTGTTAACGTTACTTTTTTGCGCCCTGGCTATTTTTATTATAACCTGTATCATTTCCTGGGGATGATCAAAAGCCAGGGCATCATCGGTACCAATTTTGGTGGTGAAGATAAACTGGTCATGGTTTCACCCCTGGATATCGCCAGCGCAGCCGCAGAAGAACTGACCGCCGGGTACTCGCAAGCCATTCGTTATATAGTAAGTGATGAAAGAACCTGTAACGAGGTAGCGGCTATGATCGGGGAAACCATCGGCAAACCAGGCCTGCAATGGCTTACTTTCAACGACGAACAAGTGCGTCAATTCATGCTGGATCACGGCCGTCCGGCAGAGATCACCGAGCATCTGGTGGAATTGGGCGCATCCATCCATAACGGGCTGCTGCGCAGCGATTATGAAAAGCATAAACCAGCTTTAGGAAAAACAAAATTGCCGAAGTTCCTCAAAGAGTTTAAATTGCAGTATGAACGAGCTGCTGCGCATTAA
- a CDS encoding helix-turn-helix transcriptional regulator: MNELLRIKTISGFHDYMGLPKPAHPLVSLWRFEDVNRECLAPFSRIMDFFSIAIKRNFNVKMKYGQQPYDFNAGIMFCMAPGQVLRVEMDHHTASRPAGWNLLIHPDFLWHTSLAKTIKKYAYFDYAIHEALFLSAKEEELLISIMQRIDEECRANQDQFSQEVIIAQIELLLKYTDRFYHRQFLTRKMGTHEILARLEQILNVYFTNDHMRLPSVNEIAEQLHISPNYLSGLLKTLTGQSTQQHIHDKLIEKAKEKLSTTNLSISEIAYAFGFEHPQSFSKLFKAKTEISPQDFRQAFN, from the coding sequence ATGAACGAGCTGCTGCGCATTAAAACCATTAGCGGGTTCCATGATTACATGGGCTTGCCCAAACCTGCACACCCGCTGGTCAGTCTCTGGCGCTTCGAGGATGTAAACCGGGAATGCCTGGCACCCTTCAGTCGGATCATGGATTTCTTTTCGATAGCCATCAAACGGAATTTCAACGTCAAAATGAAATATGGACAACAACCCTATGATTTTAACGCAGGGATCATGTTTTGTATGGCACCGGGACAAGTCCTGCGGGTCGAAATGGATCACCACACAGCAAGCAGGCCGGCAGGCTGGAACCTGCTGATCCATCCTGATTTTCTTTGGCACACGTCCTTAGCCAAAACCATCAAAAAATACGCCTACTTCGACTATGCTATCCATGAGGCTTTGTTTCTTTCTGCTAAAGAAGAAGAATTGTTGATCAGCATCATGCAGCGTATTGATGAGGAATGCCGGGCGAACCAGGACCAATTCAGCCAGGAAGTAATTATCGCGCAGATCGAACTCCTGCTCAAATATACCGACCGCTTTTACCATCGGCAGTTCCTGACTCGCAAAATGGGGACACACGAAATACTCGCCCGTTTGGAACAAATCTTAAATGTATATTTTACAAACGACCATATGCGCTTGCCCAGCGTCAACGAGATCGCGGAACAATTGCACATCTCACCCAATTACCTGAGCGGCCTGCTTAAAACCCTCACCGGTCAAAGCACGCAGCAGCATATCCATGACAAGCTGATCGAAAAAGCCAAGGAAAAACTTTCAACCACCAACCTGAGCATCAGCGAGATCGCCTATGCTTTTGGTTTTGAACACCCCCAATCCTTCAGTAAGCTATTCAAAGCAAAAACTGAGATCTCTCCCCAGGATTTTCGTCAAGCATTCAATTGA
- a CDS encoding SDR family oxidoreductase — protein MSKKVVLITGTNSGFGWLTAHSIAALGHQVYATMRDTQGKNKDKAEALSAVPNVSVLDVTLTDDASVQKAVDRILSETGRIDVLVNNAGFALNGVAESFTTANVQAIFDVNTFAPWRFIKAVLPAMRQQAEGLIVNVTSGFGRVAFPFATIYAGSKFGLEGISEGLHYEVKRLGIDVAILEPGAFPTEMNQKTQYASDQSVFEAYQAIADLPGKMISALGGAMQTHQPDPQMVADAIINLINAEKGTRPLRTVVDPITGKYIEAANEAVAAQFAPGLTVFGMGELLN, from the coding sequence ATGAGCAAAAAAGTAGTCCTGATCACAGGAACCAACAGCGGCTTCGGCTGGCTGACCGCGCACAGCATAGCGGCCCTCGGACACCAGGTGTATGCCACCATGCGGGATACCCAGGGAAAAAACAAAGATAAAGCCGAAGCTTTATCAGCAGTACCCAACGTAAGCGTATTGGACGTCACGCTAACCGATGATGCCAGCGTTCAAAAGGCCGTCGACCGTATCCTCAGTGAAACCGGCCGTATCGATGTATTGGTCAACAACGCCGGTTTCGCACTCAACGGCGTTGCCGAAAGTTTTACCACAGCAAACGTACAGGCCATCTTCGATGTGAACACCTTCGCCCCATGGCGTTTCATCAAAGCCGTATTGCCCGCCATGCGTCAACAGGCCGAGGGCCTGATCGTCAACGTCACCAGCGGTTTTGGCCGCGTGGCCTTCCCTTTCGCCACCATCTATGCCGGTTCCAAATTCGGACTGGAGGGCATCAGTGAAGGCCTGCATTACGAAGTCAAACGTTTGGGCATCGATGTCGCCATCCTGGAGCCGGGCGCATTCCCTACAGAAATGAACCAGAAAACGCAGTACGCCTCCGACCAATCCGTCTTCGAAGCCTACCAGGCCATCGCAGACCTGCCGGGCAAAATGATCAGCGCACTGGGCGGAGCCATGCAAACACACCAGCCTGATCCGCAAATGGTCGCTGACGCCATCATTAACCTGATCAATGCTGAAAAAGGAACACGGCCACTCCGTACCGTAGTCGATCCGATCACCGGCAAATATATCGAGGCGGCAAACGAAGCCGTTGCAGCACAATTCGCACCTGGCCTGACCGTATTTGGCATGGGTGAGCTGCTAAATTAA